In one Ignavibacteriales bacterium genomic region, the following are encoded:
- a CDS encoding PAS domain S-box protein encodes MNTNKQLKLIQFGIDNANESICFVHSETGIIINANINTYKSLGFQREEIIGRQFWFFDINFLPDYWPLFVEKLRAGEKVKFESLLCRKDEVLIPVEINASYFEFESVGYIVAIINDITDRKKVEETLRENEEKYRLIFEYSPLGLLSFDERGIIVACNDKIVEIIGSSREALVGLNMLNLPDKKLVSCVQKALSGSIGEYEDIYHSITAKKSSPVRAIFTPIVVGSGHISGGVGIIEDITERKLAEEVIYKSNKKLEAIISASPDGIGMLSLDGKIQFMSDKLLKMYGFTVEERYDVIGRSAFDFIDPSYQKLLNDNMRKLLMGESDHKVKDYLGIRKDNSRFYFEINYNILYDSGEKPVSILFIERDVTDRRKTDEELIQAKRATDLILETSLIPIAVSNPSTGVLLRTNQAMADFHRTSLDHIYEHKITDIFVDVKKQMPLIFKEIRDKGNLTGYELKLRRVGNGEETWALLSIHPVEYLGVQAFIASIIDISEVKRIQGELALAKENAEAATVAKSQFLATMSHEIRTPMNAIIGLLHLALKTDLNNKQLDYLLKIEKSAHALMGIINDILDFSKIEAGRLNIEHTELDLENVLDNVFNIVSQKVQEKGLEFSIHISNDVPLNLIGDPLRIGQIITNYCSNAIKFTETGEIVVSANIHEKLDNKVKIRFAVRDTGIGLTEEQQKKIFQKFSQADSSTTRKFGGTGLGLAISKLLTELMGGEAWFESAVGKGSTFFFTAVMEVQNVQKRDEFKTSIDLSGLNVLVVDDNETSRIILKEALESFSFKATLAKSGAEAIGLVENNMKHPFDLVLMDWKMPDMDGLETVIKILQENRINTPTVIMVTTFEKDQIADKAKEIGIKSFLIKPVSHSLLFDTIMEVLGKEVRPKRNRTQKGIKHKDALEKIKGAKILLTEDNEINQQVASELFEQSEFVVEIASDGKECLDKVLLSGIPSCYDIILMDLQMPIMDGYTATIEIRKHSEYNDLPIVAMTADAMVGIKEKCISVGMMDFITKPIDPDEVFATLIKWIKPRKRKQVGIPKPKVANSDDPLPVFKHIDINDGLSRLGGNKKLYMSLLEKFHDRNISMIEQIKTAIYNKDKELAVRLVHTLKGVAGNLGAKEINITAEKVEAKLKKMEKESVEDEFAEFEIKFNLALSEISFWKNTRMDTVKEDDSKEFDKQKFNELFGELKNLLENNDFDSCKKIDEILELSGIGIYVSALKEIENAIKIYDFNEAIKKLKEFCFK; translated from the coding sequence TTGAACACAAACAAACAATTAAAACTAATACAGTTTGGAATTGATAATGCAAATGAAAGCATTTGTTTTGTACATTCTGAAACAGGTATAATAATAAATGCCAACATCAATACTTATAAGTCACTTGGTTTTCAAAGAGAAGAAATCATTGGTCGTCAGTTTTGGTTTTTCGATATTAATTTTCTTCCTGACTATTGGCCTTTATTTGTTGAAAAGCTAAGAGCTGGTGAAAAAGTAAAATTTGAATCTTTACTTTGCAGAAAAGATGAAGTTTTAATTCCTGTAGAGATTAACGCATCATATTTTGAATTTGAAAGTGTTGGCTATATAGTAGCAATTATCAACGATATAACTGACAGAAAGAAAGTCGAAGAGACGTTGCGTGAAAACGAAGAAAAATATCGATTGATATTTGAGTATTCTCCCTTGGGACTTTTATCCTTTGATGAAAGAGGGATAATTGTTGCCTGCAATGATAAGATCGTTGAAATAATAGGATCTTCGCGTGAAGCATTAGTTGGACTAAACATGCTCAACCTTCCAGATAAAAAACTGGTTTCGTGCGTTCAAAAAGCTCTGAGCGGAAGTATAGGAGAGTATGAAGATATATATCATTCCATAACCGCAAAAAAAAGTTCCCCGGTAAGAGCCATTTTTACACCTATAGTAGTTGGAAGTGGACACATTAGCGGCGGCGTAGGAATTATAGAAGACATCACAGAACGCAAGCTGGCAGAGGAGGTTATATATAAAAGTAATAAAAAATTGGAAGCAATAATATCTGCCTCACCCGACGGGATAGGAATGCTTTCGTTAGATGGCAAGATTCAATTTATGAGCGATAAATTATTAAAAATGTACGGCTTTACTGTAGAAGAACGATATGATGTAATTGGAAGATCCGCATTTGATTTTATCGATCCCTCATATCAAAAATTATTGAATGATAATATGCGTAAGCTGTTGATGGGAGAAAGTGATCATAAAGTTAAAGACTATCTAGGAATAAGGAAGGATAACAGCCGGTTTTATTTCGAAATAAATTATAACATTCTGTATGATTCTGGAGAAAAGCCTGTTAGTATTCTTTTTATAGAGCGCGATGTAACAGATAGAAGAAAAACTGATGAGGAATTAATACAAGCAAAAAGAGCTACTGATTTGATACTTGAAACTTCTCTTATTCCAATAGCAGTATCCAATCCCAGTACTGGTGTGTTACTAAGAACCAATCAGGCAATGGCTGATTTCCACCGAACATCCTTGGACCATATTTATGAGCATAAAATAACAGATATTTTTGTCGATGTAAAAAAACAAATGCCACTTATATTTAAAGAAATCAGAGACAAAGGAAATCTAACCGGCTATGAATTGAAATTACGCAGGGTAGGTAACGGTGAAGAAACCTGGGCACTTCTTTCAATTCATCCTGTCGAATACCTTGGTGTTCAAGCTTTTATAGCATCTATTATTGATATAAGTGAAGTGAAAAGGATACAGGGTGAATTAGCTCTTGCAAAAGAAAATGCCGAAGCTGCAACAGTTGCAAAAAGTCAGTTTCTTGCAACTATGTCACATGAAATCAGAACACCGATGAATGCAATTATCGGACTTTTACACCTGGCTCTTAAAACTGATCTTAATAACAAACAGTTAGACTATTTATTAAAAATAGAAAAATCAGCGCATGCTCTTATGGGAATAATAAATGATATTCTTGATTTTTCAAAAATTGAAGCAGGAAGACTTAATATTGAACATACAGAATTAGATTTAGAAAATGTGCTAGACAATGTGTTCAATATCGTATCTCAAAAAGTTCAAGAAAAAGGGTTGGAATTCAGTATACATATTTCTAACGATGTACCACTTAACTTGATAGGTGATCCGCTGCGCATTGGACAAATCATAACAAACTACTGCAGTAATGCTATTAAGTTTACCGAAACGGGTGAAATAGTTGTATCTGCAAATATTCATGAAAAACTTGATAACAAAGTTAAAATTAGATTTGCTGTTAGAGACACAGGTATTGGTTTAACTGAAGAACAGCAGAAGAAAATATTTCAGAAATTTTCTCAGGCAGATAGTTCTACTACAAGAAAATTTGGAGGTACCGGACTCGGTCTTGCAATCTCAAAATTATTAACAGAACTTATGGGTGGGGAAGCCTGGTTTGAAAGTGCAGTCGGCAAAGGAAGCACATTTTTCTTTACTGCAGTGATGGAAGTTCAAAACGTGCAGAAGCGTGATGAATTCAAAACCTCAATTGACCTTAGTGGATTAAACGTTCTTGTAGTTGATGATAATGAAACATCCCGAATAATATTGAAAGAAGCTTTGGAATCATTCTCCTTTAAAGCAACTCTTGCAAAATCAGGCGCTGAGGCAATTGGTTTAGTTGAAAATAACATGAAACATCCTTTCGATCTTGTATTAATGGATTGGAAAATGCCTGATATGGATGGACTTGAAACCGTTATAAAAATTCTACAAGAAAATAGAATTAATACACCCACAGTAATTATGGTTACCACTTTTGAAAAAGATCAAATTGCTGATAAAGCAAAAGAGATTGGAATAAAAAGTTTTTTGATTAAACCGGTTTCTCATTCCTTACTCTTTGATACTATTATGGAGGTATTAGGAAAAGAAGTAAGACCAAAACGAAATCGTACACAAAAAGGAATCAAGCACAAAGATGCCCTTGAAAAAATTAAAGGTGCAAAAATTCTTTTGACTGAAGATAATGAAATTAATCAGCAGGTTGCATCAGAACTTTTTGAACAATCCGAATTCGTTGTAGAAATTGCCAGCGATGGAAAAGAATGCCTTGATAAAGTTTTACTTTCGGGCATTCCTTCCTGTTATGATATCATTTTAATGGACTTGCAGATGCCAATTATGGATGGATATACTGCTACAATAGAAATACGCAAACATTCGGAATACAATGATCTGCCTATTGTAGCAATGACAGCAGATGCTATGGTTGGCATTAAAGAAAAATGTATAAGTGTTGGAATGATGGATTTTATTACCAAGCCGATTGATCCGGATGAAGTTTTTGCCACGCTGATTAAATGGATTAAACCGCGTAAAAGAAAACAAGTGGGCATTCCAAAACCAAAAGTGGCTAATTCTGATGATCCGCTTCCGGTATTCAAGCATATTGATATTAACGATGGTCTAAGCCGTTTGGGAGGCAATAAAAAACTTTATATGAGCCTTTTGGAAAAATTCCATGACAGAAATATCAGTATGATAGAACAGATTAAAACGGCAATTTATAACAAGGATAAGGAGTTGGCAGTAAGACTTGTGCATACTTTAAAAGGTGTTGCCGGAAATCTTGGTGCTAAGGAAATAAATATTACGGCTGAAAAAGTTGAAGCTAAGCTGAAGAAAATGGAGAAGGAATCCGTAGAAGATGAATTTGCTGAATTTGAAATAAAATTTAATCTGGCACTTTCAGAAATTTCTTTTTGGAAAAATACCAGAATGGACACGGTAAAGGAAGATGATTCCAAAGAGTTTGATAAGCAAAAATTTAATGAACTGTTCGGTGAACTTAAAAATTTATTGGAAAATAATGATTTTGATTCGTGCAAGAAGATAGATGAAATTTTGGAATTGTCTGGAATTGGTATTTATGTAAGCGCACTAAAAGAAATCGAAAATGCTATTAAGATTTATGACTTTAACGAAGCAATTAAAAAACTAAAAGAGTTTTGTTTTAAATAA
- a CDS encoding response regulator, whose product MSISFKDKTVLIVDDAPENITILGKLLSEFNIKVATDGEKALEIISTSPKIDLILLDVIMPGINGFDVVTKLKENPLTEHIPVIFVTGEKDVNSFIKGFELGAEDYIQKPYDPKVVLFTVKSKLGLLDT is encoded by the coding sequence ATGAGTATTTCATTTAAAGACAAAACAGTGCTTATTGTTGATGATGCACCGGAAAATATTACAATCTTAGGAAAATTATTATCTGAGTTTAATATCAAAGTTGCTACTGATGGTGAGAAGGCATTAGAAATCATTTCTACTAGTCCTAAAATTGATTTAATCCTTCTTGATGTTATTATGCCAGGCATTAATGGTTTTGATGTTGTAACTAAATTAAAAGAAAATCCTCTTACTGAACATATACCAGTTATCTTTGTAACCGGTGAAAAAGATGTTAATAGTTTTATTAAAGGATTTGAACTTGGAGCGGAAGATTATATCCAGAAACCGTACGATCCTAAAGTTGTACTTTTCACTGTAAAATCTAAATTAGGTTTGCTGGATACTTAA